One genomic region from Vannielia litorea encodes:
- the metA gene encoding homoserine O-succinyltransferase, with translation MPITLPSDLPAYAVLEREGVMVMGEGRAHSQDIRPIRIGLLNLMPKKIQTETQFARLIGATPLQIDFQLIRMSEHETKNTAAEHMENFYRPFSEVEASGEKLDGLIITGAPIEHLPFEEVTYWDELKRVMDWTQTNVHSTFGVCWGGMAMINHFHGVPKHLLDHKLFGCLRHANLAPASPYLRGFSDDVLIPVSRWTEMKSAEVEAAGLNILIGSNEAGPCLVEDPAHRALYIFNHFEYDSGTLKEEYDRDVAAGSPINVPVNYYPEDDPARQPLNRWRSHAHLLYGNWINEIYQSTPFELEKIGTTG, from the coding sequence ATGCCCATCACCCTGCCCTCCGACCTTCCCGCCTACGCCGTGCTCGAGCGCGAGGGCGTGATGGTCATGGGCGAGGGCCGCGCGCATAGCCAGGATATCCGGCCCATCCGCATCGGGCTGCTCAACCTGATGCCCAAGAAGATCCAGACCGAGACCCAGTTCGCCCGGCTCATCGGTGCGACGCCCCTCCAGATCGACTTCCAACTGATCCGGATGAGCGAGCATGAGACCAAGAACACCGCCGCCGAGCACATGGAAAACTTCTACCGGCCCTTCTCCGAGGTCGAGGCCTCGGGCGAAAAGCTCGACGGCCTCATCATCACCGGCGCCCCGATCGAGCACCTCCCCTTCGAGGAGGTCACATATTGGGACGAGCTGAAACGCGTGATGGACTGGACCCAGACCAACGTGCATTCCACCTTCGGCGTCTGCTGGGGCGGCATGGCGATGATCAACCACTTCCACGGCGTGCCCAAGCACCTGCTCGATCACAAGCTCTTCGGCTGCCTGCGCCACGCCAACCTCGCCCCCGCCTCGCCCTACCTGCGCGGCTTCTCCGATGACGTGCTGATCCCGGTCAGCCGCTGGACCGAGATGAAGTCGGCCGAGGTCGAGGCCGCCGGGCTGAACATCCTCATCGGCTCCAACGAGGCCGGCCCCTGCCTTGTTGAAGATCCGGCCCACCGCGCGCTCTACATCTTCAACCACTTCGAATACGACAGTGGCACCTTGAAGGAAGAATATGACCGCGACGTTGCTGCTGGCTCGCCGATAAACGTGCCGGTCAACTACTACCCCGAGGATGACCCCGCACGCCAACCGCTGAACCGCTGGCGCAGCCACGCCCACCTGCTCTACGGCAACTGGATCAACGAGATTTACCA